The genome window AGATATAAGCCATGCGATTTGCTTCTCCTTCACTTCAATGCATCGCTGCTGCCGCGACCTCCAACGCCACCATGTATTCTCCCCGCGTTAATGTAGGCTTTCTCTCTCGCCTAACACTGTGAACACTGGTAATCGAAACCCTAAACTTAGCCCTCATTAAAGAACGTTCGTTTTGGTGCTCCTTGGCAGGCTCGATGCCGGAATCCACGGCGCCGTGGCTTCTGCGACCGGCCGCCGCAGGACAGCCAAGAAGGCGCCGGCGGGCTCGTGAGTGGAGACTCGCACCTGAGGACCGTAAGGGACGCGAATCATGGGTTCCGGCAGGGGCAGAGGGGCGGCGCTTGGGTTCCCTCGGGCCCTCCGCGGCCACCATACGGCCCGCGGCCACGGCAGGGGCAGAGGGGCGGCGCTTGGGTTCCCTGGGGCCCTCCGTGGCCACCATACGGCCCACGACCACAGACGCCGTACCATGCCCCTCCGCCGTACCATGTCCCTCCGCCGCCGCGGTCCCATGGAATGCCTCCGCCGCCAGCTTTTAGAACGCCTGCCCCGGCGTTCGGCCCGCCGCAGCCGGCCTTCCACCAGCCTCTACTGCCCAGGCTTGCGGATTATTACAGGAATTGGAACTTCGCTTTTTCACAGCCGCCCCCTCAGTGTGGTATGTTTTCACTCGATTCATCTACCTAGGCTTTAGGGTTTTGGATATTTCCTCACCTGTCTTGACTTTTCACCTGCCTTAGATGTGTTTTGTGTTGTAATCGAACCTATCTTTTCCTGCATCTGGAATCTTGACTTCTCTTCTCCGGCAAACTTTCCCATAAGTTTCCTTGGAACCGAACAAAGAGGGAACGGAGGATCTTTTCTATGACACCATGAGCGGGTCTCCTGAGAAAGAATTTGGAAAAGTTTGTACCGATAACGGATGCAGCCCTTTCCAGGAATAGTAGGcgaagaataaaaaataaagatgacCCATGATAGTTGAGATAATGTTTGATGGGTTATGTTTATGTTATAGATGTAATAGTTATCAATTCAGAAATGGGCAATTACTTgaacattttcatcaagttgaaCTTATTGCTCTAGGAAATGAAGATACGCTAAAAACTTgatgtttaaaataaatatagggcgtgtgaagagaagataaACAGATGCTCACTAGTGGTTCTCATCGGGATGTGCACCTGATATTGAACATTCCTGCAATAGGGCCTATGTTCAATATATTGGTTATGATACTTCTTGAATTTTGGCAAAGATTTTGATTTCACCTTTTCTTATAAAACAGGTGCCCAAATTCCGTTCTTGAAACAATATACTCAATGCTTAAACTCTGTTCTTCCTTTTATGGAACATTCATGCATGTGTGTTTAAGTCCAAGTGTTGCCaaggaaaactaaaatttgCATGCGGTCTTATCTTTACTTAATGGATTATTTATAGTGATGGCTTCTTGGTTGCATAAACAGTTTGGTGGAAGATGTCATATTATGTTCCATATCTTCTTGCTTGGAAACTATTCACTTGCTTTGTTATCAACTTGTTACAATGCTGAAGAGTAAACCTTGAATTACTGGATTTTTCAAATGTCAATGTACTCTGTTCTATGAATATCTAAGTTCAAAATTAGATGCAATTTTTACATTATCCATACTCGGTGCTGCTTTAATACATCCTGTGTTACTGAAATTTTAATTTACTATATTCTATGCAATTTCTGCATTTTTGGTACTTAGTGCTGCATTGATACTTCTTAAGTTAATAATATTTGTGCTCTTAATATTGTTATATTAGTTAATTATCTCTTATACGTTTACCAGAGCGGTTTATTATGCTCTCATACAATATACTCGCGGACTACCTTGCTAGAGATCATCGATCCAAACTTTACTTTCACATTCCACCTTACATTTTGGATTGGGAATGGCGAAAGAAAAAGTTATTATTAGAGTTCGGATTGTGGGCTCCTGATATAATGTGTCTTCAGGTAATTGTTACTATAACCACGTTGATTTATTCATGTATTCCATGTACCCAGGTAATCGGGACAAGGCTTGATAATTATGGCTGTGTTTTCTTTGTTTACCTTcttttcaaatatcatttatgCATGATATGCTTTGAATATTTATGCTAATGGTTTTTGAACCCTTTCGATATCACTTTAGGAAGTAGATAGATTTCAAGATCTAGAAGCAGAACTGGCAATTCGAGGATATAATGGTATTTGGAAGGTTGTCTCCATCAACTTCTCTTTTTCTTACGTTGATTTAGCCTTAATTTCAAATGTCTCATGTTTTTAGCAAATTATCCCAAGGCTTGTATCAATTTTGTTGTTTTTATAGAACCGTTACCCATgtcatatatgcatgcatatgttcGTGTGCACGTAAGAAGTTAaattgcatatgatgcatggttCGCATTACAAGGTTTGGTATTCTTGCCGGTACCATGTTGCTATAGGTCGGTTCATAGTACCAATACTTAGTACATCCTCCATACCGAGTATCTGTTCATTACTAGTACAATATGGCTTTACTCCCAATATTGGGCGATGCATCCTTTATGGTGAACGATACTTTTTTGACGTGAGTAGGTTCAGTAGATAACTTTCTAAGGATAAAAATAGTCTTGGTAATATAGTATTGCAAATAGCAATAATCGAATTATTTATTGATATTAATTATGCATCTAAAAATTTGATTGATTGATCCTAAGTGTGtgattcttttcctttcttttgacttCCTTGAGACCATTTTATCACTATGGTGGTTTGGTTTGTTTCAAAGAGGCCAGCCAttcgtagcaaaaaaaaaagaaaagaggctaGCCACACAAATTCTCTGGTATGTGTGCCATAAGAGACCAGTAGGTTGTTATGTTGAATTAGATGCATCATTATCATCTTAATTCTGTTATTCTTATCTGCTCTAGTTGACTAATTTTGTTATGCTTATCTGCTCTAGTTGACACCAAAAAGGACATAATACAGAATAAATCTGGTTATATGAAGAATTCTTGGAGTATTTATAGATAGGGATTGTTAGTATCAGCCGTACCCGAGCACATTGGAGACATTATTTATAGTATTTTGTGAAAATGTGGGATTGGAGCCTTGGATGTTGGAAACAGGCACATGATTGGTCGCAGCCATGGTGGTCCTCATGTCAAGCTTGTGAGAGACTGGTCTAAAGTCAGAGTGGTTTCAGTCATCTAACTTTGTCGCGAGCATTACCATAACTCATTGAATGATGGGGGAATCTGTCAATTTTATGATAAGTCTCATTGAAGCATAATTTGAAAATGATGGAGGATGCTGTGCTATTGTTGGGTATGGACAaaaatagagatgaccacaAGTAGTCATAGCTTTTCCTCCTTTGCCGGTGACCAATGGTTTGAAGATAGGTGCTGCAAAACTCTTTTGATACTTCTAAAAGACGACATAGGATACATGATTGGTAGATTCTTATTTTCCTTTGTGATGTAAACATAAGTTTCTTGCACTATGCCAGTTTTGGCCTATACAAAGTGATGGGCACATTCTCTCTCAAAATTGTGGATCAAAATGTCAAGCTGGTGATCCTATTAGAATTCTAAAGGATATAGAAAATTACAACAAAGAGAaacattttttttgtgtgtgtaccTGGATATCTTTGAATGGCTATGTCATGGTCACTAGACATCTTGGATATGGATTACAGTAGACATAGGCCTATCTCGATCAATTTGCATGTGTAACAAGGGATGCCATAATACTTTTGGAATAATGTTTTCATGAATTGACGGATGCCTTAGCTAATGTGGGAGCTGTGTACTGATTTTTTAACTATCTTGGCTTATGCTGACTCACATCTCAGTAGGCCAGCAATGCTATATAGCTTATTAAGAGCTCTCTCATGAAATGGGGCTTGCCTCAGTGGTCCTACCCTCTGCCTGGCAACTAAGGGTTCTGGGTTTGAATCTGGGTGGTGCATCCCTAATTATTGGGGCCTAGGTAATTATAGCATGACCGggtctccctccctctttccctctctctctctctctaaaaagaAAAAGCTCTATCTCTTGGGTCAAATTGGTTTTATTTGACATTATGTTGGCTCCAACATGTCATAGATTTTGTTTGCTAAAGTTTTGGATATTTATGAGCAATAACATTGCCTCAGTTCTAAGTTCTAACTGAACACAATATAGGATGCTTGGACTTTGATAGACTCTAATCAGCGCCAAGCTTAAATTTTGAAACTCAGAAATATTTAAAGAAATTAGGTGATTCATAATAATTTTATTGTCTTGGTTACACTACAGTTGGGTCCCAAGTGGTGGGGCCATATTCGTGCATACTATACTGTTGTGCATTTTATTCATTTCTTTACTTTATATGGTAAGTAATGTTGTCATTGTCAACTTCTCGACTTTTATTTAAGTGCTTATGCTGCTTCCTTTTCTGCCATGATAAACCTAAAGAACTTATTTATTGCTGCTGCCTTTTCTGGTGATATCATTAATTGATTATGCAGATGCGCACTGGAAATGCTGTTGATGGATGTGCAATCTTTTGGCGAACAAATAGGTAAACCCtcctggtttttcttttgattgtcCCAGATGAGTAAGTTTCAAGATGTATCACCAATGCCATTGATTCATAACTTTTTGTTGGTTAatcttgaaaataaaaaaaatttattttgttgTGTTTTCCTATTTGCATTTGGGTTCATTAATTTAAGTTATTAAGAAGCAGTGGATTGAAAATGGCCAACTAATTGCCTCGATCTTttttaaagataagaagaatTGCTTCAATCATAATGGCCAATAATAACACAGAAATTCCTCCACTgttttctaatatatatatatatatatatatgtgaaaAAGAATTCCACAAAGTGCTAtaagtccccccccccccccctaaaAACTAGTTAGGACATAGGTGAGGTGCCTCAGTctaagaataaaaaagaaatttgacCTCTGCTTGAAGCTTTTGGCTTAAGttatccttctttcttctctttaattttccttttattgCTAAACATTGGAAAGAAGGATTCTGCTCCAACTAATTTTTGTACTAAGAACCAGAGAGGATTGTAAGGCTCTTGAAAATTGGAATTGTATGAAACACCAGGAAGAGCAGCAGCATTTTTGATGATATCCTAAAAGTCTATGCTTTGGACTGTTCATGTCTTATCCCAGATAAAAATACATCTACATAACTTTAAAAAATGCAACAGCAATGCTAGTGAATTTTCACCCGCATCCTTTCTTAGGATTGCCTGGTCTGCTTATCCTATTTTCCTGGGCAAAGGAATGAGTGTACCCTGAGATGTGCATGAAGTGGAGAATTGACATGTATAGTTCCTGGATTCTTGTTATATTTATGGCGATGTTTTGTAACTTCACTATGTAATGTTTCTATTTTGGTACATTTTAGTCCAATCAGTTTGGTGCATGCTGCTTCATAACTACACTACCTTTTTGGTGTCTTATTTATTGGTCATTGCATCAGATTCCAGCTGCGGCATGAAGAGCACATTGAATTCAATAAACTTGGGCTTCGAGATAATGTTGCCCAGATTTGTGTTCTGGAGGTATGTCTGATCCATTGACTCGAAGTTAAGTACAATAtgttgttagatgtatgtctGCTTGATTTTTTAGACATTGTTTATTGCCATTTCAATGTAtcagaattctttttttttggccagTCAAGGATTCAAAGCCGTTCCGAAAAAGAGCTTGCATCTTTACCTGCAAGGTACTCACCAGCATTCTGGAAACTTCTGCTGCTAACCTTGTTTTGATACAACATTTCATCAACTCTATCTCCAAAAACGGGAATTCCTTGTGCTTAGATGCTAAATCATCTCGATGTGAGGATTTAGAAACTTTCCCACCAGTGGTGTTGCTTGTATTGTTCATTATGTTTAAAATTGGCAGTATCTGTGTCTAATGATGCATGTGTGCTTACACATGTTCTTCAATTATGCACCATGCAACCACACCCATAAACATTAAGCTTTCTCCAACTATTTGGGATTTGTTTTGTGTGACgttaaaatacttaaaatatTCATCTCTAATTTTTCGAATTTTACTATTCTTAGTCTTCAAATTGCATCTAGTATATTGTCTTGTGTCTGGTGCCAGCCCAAAGTCGGGACGAGGCCTGATTATCATGTATGTGTAGTTACATCCTTTCATCCTGAGAACcaaaactcctttttttttttttccagatgaGGTACCCATGTATCAACTTTGCCAGGTAGTATTTTAAGTGTTCATGTGATCATTATATGTTTGCTTAATTGGACATATCTGTGCAGCTCTGATCAATCAAGACAAGCTAATCAGGTTGTTATATGTAACATTCATGTTCTGTACAATCCAAAGAGAGGAGAAATTAAGCTTGGTCAGGTATGAATACTTTATTATgttatatacttagatatttgtcTTAACATCTAGCCTTATAAGTTTTGTTATTCTTCAAATGCAGCTATCTACAAGTTCAAGTTCTTTAAGTATATCCAAACAACATATTTCAAGTCATTTAAATAATAACTTGTTACTTATTCAATTTTGGTTGTTTTGGCAAAGATAACCTTCTTCATTTTGGCTTTGTGTAAGAAAACATGAGTCACAATTTGTTTAATATGTAGTCAGGAACTTTGTTATGTCAGATTGTCAAACTGCCAAATTTACATCGAACTGATAACTTGGTTATGAAATAAAAAACGATTCACAGCTTCAGGCTTAGTTACTCATACTGCCAATTTTCTTATAATTTATGTTCATTGTTTATTATCTAAGGGATGCTTCTATATTgaattttatgttatttggACTCGGGGTACAAATGCTGGTGCATGGATAGATGTTGGATCCTTCCAAATTCCTCAAAAATCATCTTGCAATTTGCAAAACATGTTTGTGCACCATATTTGAGGTAAACATATGAGTCTTGATAGATCAGCTTGAATTTTGTGTCTACAAGCCTCGAGCAAAATGAATTTCTACAACTCTGGTTCTTGAAAATGGACTGCCTGACTTGTTCTGTTAATGGTTACTTCTAGCTTCCTAGTTTGATGGATAGCTTAGCTTCTTTGATTAAGGAAGTCTTTCTATATGGTGCACATCATTCTTTTGTAAAGAGTTGAGGATAAAAAAGCCCATTTTATCGCACTTGCTTTAGGCTTTGGTACTGGTGGACAAATGACCTCATTTTGCTCACTTCATATCCCTTTCTCCTAATACCTTTAGCTCATTAGAATGCTCTTTAGCACAATCTTCTAACCAGTATTGCTAAGTTCAACTTGTGAACAGGTAAGGATGCTTCTTGACCGAGCTTATGCTGTTTCTAAGATCTGGAATGATGCTCCAGTAATTATTTGTGGAGATTTCAATTGTACACCTAAGGTGGGCTTTTTTTTGTGTTCTGATTGCTAGCGTCTCTTGTTATAATTATTTCCAATCTACTTcatattaatttttatattaataataGATCAAAATTGTGATATGGTGTTTATGGTGTTACCTATTACTCCCCTTATCCAGTTTCATGCTGCCTCCTCACTCTCCTGACTTATAATTTGATGCCttcattttttgtatttttcagaGCCCACTGTACAAGTTTATATCTGAGAATAAGGTAAGTCAAAATTTCTGCTAATATGTTGAAGTAACTCGTAGGGTTCTTGTGgttattcaaaatatttttagttTCAAAGTTGTTTCAACTTTACAGATAAGCTTGTATGGACTTGCTCGGGATCAGGTATCAGGACAATATGCTGCTAGTATTTATGCACCAGGATCCTCTGGTGGTCCTAACTTGTCCAGGTAGTATCTTACTAGACAAATGTGCTCTGATTCTAATCTACATAAATAGATATGCTAAAAATGTTTATATTTCTATTGTAGGTACCGGCCTCCTAATGTTAATTCTAATGACACAGCAAATAACATTGAGCAATGTACGGACACTTGCAGTCACTGCAAACATCAAAATGATATTGAAAATGCAAATTTAACAGAAAAAATTTCTTCCCCTCAGGGACAGACAGGCTTGCTAGATTTTTCTCTGGCACCTTGCTCTGTTAGTTGTCATATGGATAGGAATAACACATCACATGATGTTGCCACTAGTGAAATAGGTGGAACAGAAATCTCAAATGGTCAGTCTGTTCAGTCTAGCTCTGCTGAATGTGGACCTGCTGATCCATCAGAAAGTGTTAGAAGCTGCATCCAGCTAAAGACTAACAAAGAGTTCTCTCAGTCTGATCCAGACGTATCCTATGAGTTGATTGATAATCCTCAGCTGGGTTCTTCTACTGAGAACAGGGAGATCTCTCAGGGACTCCTTGATTCATCATCTGAAATGGAAAATAAAAATACAGAAGTTTTAGTTGTCTCTACATCGCATAAAGACTTCATTGGCAATGAAACTCAGAAAGAAAATACAGATGATAGTTGGACTTCATCAACTAGCACTAAGAATTGTTCATCAGATACGGTTGCAGAGAAGTCAGTGCTTGCTGAGACAGTTCTTTATAATGATGCTGATACTGAAGTCTCTACTTTGGAAAGCATGGATAATTCCTCGGTTACTGAAAAGGAAAAGGCTGGCCTTGTTATATCCTGTCAATCTACATGCAAGAGCAACCAGTTAGATTTATCCACTTGTGGTGATTCAGAAGTGGATCTGACATTGCTCAGTTTATCACTTGATAAAGTAGGGGTAAAAGGGAGAGAAGATAAAAGTAGCTCTGAAAATTATGACATTAATTCATCAGGTGAGATTCCAGCATTCATtccaaatgatgcctcttcatcCAATACCGATAATTGTAATAAATCTGAACTAGCGGATTCTGCAGTCAGTCAATTCTCAATGAGTTCTACTGTTGGACCATCTAAGGGTCAGGTGGAAGACAATACTGGTGTCAGTGGAAATAATATTTTGCTCGATGATATATGTAGTTCCGAAGAAAATTCTGACCCTAATTTTTTCAAAGAGCTTATTGGATCAGAGGATTTCTGTAGATTTGGCGAGGTTATATCACCAGCAGGCTCTGGTGAAAATCAACCATCATCTGGCATACGCTGCTTGGAGATGGATCCATCAGCTATCGAGATTCAGGAAGATTCACTCGTGACAGCTCCTGCTGCTGCTAATCTAGAGAAGCATTCATATAATCCATATTTATGGACTCCAGTGGAAATTGAGATTGCATCAGGAAATGCAGAATGCACAACTGTTgaacataatttaaaattaaggaGTGCATATGTGGATGTAAAGGTAGATGACGCCACAGTATTGCTTTATTTCTGTTTCACATGGCATGATTATTACTTTAACTGCTTATATCTCTTTTATATTGGCATTATGTATGCATAAAAATGCATTAATATTGGGTGACCGACTTAATTTTTTATGATTTCAGACAATTCCTATGTATTCTTGTGATTTTGTAGTTTCTGTTTGTTACTCTGTACCAGAAACAAAGTCTCATATCCAGAGTGCTATATTCTTGAAATCATTACACATGGgctgaaaaaagggaaaaaagacaGTTAATAGTAGTCCTTCTTAGACTTTTGCACATAGCCATGCTCAAATATGATAAAAAGAACACAGTAGAGAAAAAATACAAAATGATTCCCACTATAGTCTCAAGAAATTATATAAAGGATGCCATGTAATGTTGTTAAATAGAAATTTAGGAAGGTTCAGGACAAAAATTGGTGATTTTTGTTATCTTCATGTTAACAGGATTATGCAGGGACAAAGGATTCAAGCGGAGAACCCCAGGTTACCAGTTACAACAGGCTGTTTATGGGCACAGTTGACTATATATGGTTAGTAACGTGTCATCAGTTGCTGTCATACTTTTCTTATATTGTATTACATGGGTCAACACTCTCCACCATCACCATGTCTGTTCCCCTTCGGTTTTTCGAACTATCCATTTTTTTATAGTTCAAATTGACTCTGGCTGCAGATAATCACAAACAAAGTTTATAAGAATTAGTAGGCTATCACTATGTTAATTTTCCGTGGTATATTTCTGTTTATATccatgtaaatgaatttaatggCTGGAAATAAAGCAGTGATTTATATGCTTTTTACATGCTTCTATTTAAAATGCGACAATTTTCTCATGATGGAAATTGATATAGGTCATACTTGAATGGTTGGAGCTGAAAAGCTTTCTTGTTCATGTTTCATGCGTATTGTGGTCAAACCTTAAAAACTAATAGACTGCTTGTGCATGTGAATATCTGCATTACATTCAAACTGAAGATGTAGTACTTCTGAAATCTGGTCAAGCATGGAGAGAATAGTTGCTTTTGATTAAAATTTTTGAGGAGACATATGCAGATGTAGATTGATGAGCAAATGTTGGCGTTAATGTAATTCTTATTAGGAGAGTCTTTTAGggtaaaataaaatatgtatGATCACAAAGCACTTGCACATGGAAAGGGAAATGTTCAAGGTCCATGAATACCATCTAATGCAGCTGTAGATTGAGGAGAAATTTTGGTATTAATCTAATTCTTATTAGGAGGGTATGTATTAGggtacaaaaagaaaatatatatgatTACAAAGGACTAGCACACTGAAAACGAAATGTTCAAAGGTCTATGAATACTCTGTTACCACTCTTGAGATTCTTAACAATGGAGATAGTCTATAAAAATCATTCTTTTATTGAGGCTTAATTAAGGATTTGAAATTTGCTTTGTATTGTGCTATTTTTACAATATTTTATCATCTCACAGCTACGTGAATGAGATCAGAGGTATGGCTTTATGTTGGTCTACATTGATATTATGTGTGTCAACTTGTACTGGTTTATTTTTAGCACATGCTTAGACTATTCACAATTACAACTCAGACTTGCTGAACTTGAATGGATGGTTTGGATGAATCTGATTGATTATTTTCTGTCAGACCTGTTCAAACATATAGAGCTTCTTTTTGCAATTGTTAGCTGATGTTTTAGTTTACTACTTGTCAGCAGACAATCATTGtgcttctatttatttatttatctatctATCAAGCAACACATTTTTTATGGGTTTTTTGCTTGTATATTCTCCAAAATATGCAAAATTGTATGAATGCCCTCgtaaaattgctatttgcatgtatactcttaTAAAATACTTAGCTTGCACGTatacccttcttttttttttcttttttatatatgtacctATACTATCTAGCGCCATTAAAAATAAACGATTTACATTTTAAATAACTTAAATACCCTTACATGTAGATAGATCTGACCACGGTTCCGAACCACCGGTTCCGGTTCCACAAAAACCTAGAACCTTAACCGGAACCGAAAATAGTCGGTTCGGTTCCGGTTCTAGAACCGCCGGTTCCGGTTCTGGTTCTAGACGGTTCTGGTTCTGGttgtaaaattttgaaaaaaatagattgtgtaattaatttcgaaaatttttttaaatacaaatagattgtgtaattaataaaaaatgataatttgtaccttattttattatttactcATCAATAGAGGGGGGTCGGTAATTTGGATCCCAAGAATTTGGGTTTGGAACATATATTTTCTTGCCTTTATTTGAGCGGGAGGAAGACATTTTTGATAATTGGAttggaaaaaatgaaaatatgggaAGGTTATGAAATGTGTAGAGAATTGGAATAGATTGAATAATTGAGAGAGTGaaaaattgagagagagagattggaagATTGAGTCATTGAGTGGTGTggtgaaaaaattgatttggaGAGGTATATATAGTGTTGGGGATAATTTTCGTTTctcaaaatgcccctcaaactAGCTATTTTTTAGTTATTAGGAGGGGTAAAATAGTCATTTCCTAAAATGTCCCTCAAACTAGCCGTTTTTAGTTGTTAGGAGGGTAaaatagttgtttttttttctatttgaaCCAGAACCGAACCGCCGGTTCCGGTTCTGGTTCGGTTCCGGTTCCATCAAACCTATAATCTTAACCGAACCGTATTCCTCAAGGTCCCGGTTCGGTTAAGAACCGTGAGACACGGTTCCGGTTCCGGTTCGGTTCTTCCCGGTTCGGTTCCGGTCCGGTTCTTCCCGGTTCGGTTCCGGTCCGGTTTTC of Phoenix dactylifera cultivar Barhee BC4 unplaced genomic scaffold, palm_55x_up_171113_PBpolish2nd_filt_p 000454F, whole genome shotgun sequence contains these proteins:
- the LOC103711888 gene encoding carbon catabolite repressor protein 4 homolog 6-like isoform X7 produces the protein MGSGRGRGAALGFPGALRGHHTAHDHRRRTMPLRRTMSLRRRGPMECLRRQLLERLPRRSARRSRPSTSLYCPGLRIITGIGTSLFHSRPLSVEVDRFQDLEAELAIRGYNGIWKMRTGNAVDGCAIFWRTNRFQLRHEEHIEFNKLGLRDNVAQICVLESRIQSRSEKELASLPASSDQSRQANQVVICNIHVLYNPKRGEIKLGQVRMLLDRAYAVSKIWNDAPVIICGDFNCTPKSPLYKFISENKISLYGLARDQVSGQYAASIYAPGSSGGPNLSRYRPPNVNSNDTANNIEQCTDTCSHCKHQNDIENANLTEKISSPQGQTGLLDFSLAPCSVSCHMDRNNTSHDVATSEIGGTEISNGQSVQSSSAECGPADPSESVRSCIQLKTNKEFSQSDPDVSYELIDNPQLGSSTENREISQGLLDSSSEMENKNTEVLVVSTSHKDFIGNETQKENTDDSWTSSTSTKNCSSDTVAEKSVLAETVLYNDADTEVSTLESMDNSSVTEKEKAGLVISCQSTCKSNQLDLSTCGDSEVDLTLLSLSLDKVGVKGREDKSSSENYDINSSGEIPAFIPNDASSSNTDNCNKSELADSAVSQFSMSSTVGPSKGQVEDNTGVSGNNILLDDICSSEENSDPNFFKELIGSEDFCRFGEVISPAGSGENQPSSGIRCLEMDPSAIEIQEDSLVTAPAAANLEKHSYNPYLWTPVEIEIASGNAECTTVEHNLKLRSAYVDVKDYAGTKDSSGEPQVTSYNRLFMGTVDYIWCSEDLQTVKVLDTIPKHVLQQTPGFPTKKWGSDHIALACQLAFTKDLKTK
- the LOC103711888 gene encoding carbon catabolite repressor protein 4 homolog 6-like isoform X5; this encodes MGSGRGRGAALGFPRALRGHHTARGHGRGRGAALGFPGALRGHHTAHDHRRRTMPLRRTMSLRRRGPMECLRRQLLERLPRRSARRSRPSTSLYCPGLRIITGIGTSLFHSRPLSVEVDRFQDLEAELAIRGYNGIWKMRTGNAVDGCAIFWRTNRFQLRHEEHIEFNKLGLRDNVAQICVLESRIQSRSEKELASLPASSDQSRQANQVVICNIHVLYNPKRGEIKLGQVRMLLDRAYAVSKIWNDAPVIICGDFNCTPKSPLYKFISENKISLYGLARDQVSGQYAASIYAPGSSGGPNLSRYRPPNVNSNDTANNIEQCTDTCSHCKHQNDIENANLTEKISSPQGQTGLLDFSLAPCSVSCHMDRNNTSHDVATSEIGGTEISNGQSVQSSSAECGPADPSESVRSCIQLKTNKEFSQSDPDVSYELIDNPQLGSSTENREISQGLLDSSSEMENKNTEVLVVSTSHKDFIGNETQKENTDDSWTSSTSTKNCSSDTVAEKSVLAETVLYNDADTEVSTLESMDNSSVTEKEKAGLVISCQSTCKSNQLDLSTCGDSEVDLTLLSLSLDKVGVKGREDKSSSENYDINSSGEIPAFIPNDASSSNTDNCNKSELADSAVSQFSMSSTVGPSKGQVEDNTGVSGNNILLDDICSSEENSDPNFFKELIGSEDFCRFGEVISPAGSGENQPSSGIRCLEMDPSAIEIQEDSLVTAPAAANLEKHSYNPYLWTPVEIEIASGNAECTTVEHNLKLRSAYVDVKDYAGTKDSSGEPQVTSYNRLFMGTVDYIWCSEDLQTVKVLDTIPKHVLQQTPGFPTKKWGSDHIALACQLAFTKDLKTK
- the LOC103711888 gene encoding carbon catabolite repressor protein 4 homolog 6-like isoform X2, encoding MHRCCRDLQRHHARCRNPRRRGFCDRPPQDSQEGAGGLVSGDSHLRTVRDANHGFRQGQRGGAWVPSGPPRPPYGPRPRQGQRGGAWVPWGPPWPPYGPRPQTPYHAPPPYHVPPPPRSHGMPPPPAFRTPAPAFGPPQPAFHQPLLPRLADYYRNWNFAFSQPPPQCERFIMLSYNILADYLARDHRSKLYFHIPPYILDWEWRKKKLLLEFGLWAPDIMCLQEVDRFQDLEAELAIRGYNGIWKMRTGNAVDGCAIFWRTNRFQLRHEEHIEFNKLGLRDNVAQICVLESRIQSRSEKELASLPASSDQSRQANQVVICNIHVLYNPKRGEIKLGQVRMLLDRAYAVSKIWNDAPVIICGDFNCTPKSPLYKFISENKISLYGLARDQVSGQYAASIYAPGSSGGPNLSRYRPPNVNSNDTANNIEQCTDTCSHCKHQNDIENANLTEKISSPQGQTGLLDFSLAPCSVSCHMDRNNTSHDVATSEIGGTEISNGQSVQSSSAECGPADPSESVRSCIQLKTNKEFSQSDPDVSYELIDNPQLGSSTENREISQGLLDSSSEMENKNTEVLVVSTSHKDFIGNETQKENTDDSWTSSTSTKNCSSDTVAEKSVLAETVLYNDADTEVSTLESMDNSSVTEKEKAGLVISCQSTCKSNQLDLSTCGDSEVDLTLLSLSLDKVGVKGREDKSSSENYDINSSGEIPAFIPNDASSSNTDNCNKSELADSAVSQFSMSSTVGPSKGQVEDNTGVSGNNILLDDICSSEENSDPNFFKELIGSEDFCRFGEVISPAGSGENQPSSGIRCLEMDPSAIEIQEDSLVTAPAAANLEKHSYNPYLWTPVEIEIASGNAECTTVEHNLKLRSAYVDVKDYAGTKDSSGEPQVTSYNRLFMGTVDYIWCSEDLQTVKVLDTIPKHVLQQTPGFPTKKWGSDHIALACQLAFTKDLKTK